The following proteins are encoded in a genomic region of Glycine soja cultivar W05 chromosome 17, ASM419377v2, whole genome shotgun sequence:
- the LOC114391764 gene encoding outer envelope pore protein 24A, chloroplastic-like, with amino-acid sequence MNTVVIGEKPLKFSYEHSRGNNTTLLEGTFELDPANKVSVNYAFDSKICKLKYTYVHEELTTFEPTYDMAKNTWDFATIAASVKLVEKLKTPTLTAETTWNFKM; translated from the exons ATGAACACGGTTGTGATCGGGGagaagccattgaagtttagtTACGAACACAGCAGGGGCAACAATACAACCCTTTTGGAGGGAACCTTTGAGTTGGATCCTGCGAACAAGGTTTCGGTTAATTACGCGTTTGACTCAAAAATCTGCAAGTTGAAGTACACTTATGTTCATGAGGAGTTGACAACATTTGAACCTACCTATGACATGGCTAAGAATACGTGGGACTTTGCAACG ATTGCAGCATCCGTTAAATTGGTTGAGAAATTGAAAACTCCCACACTTACTGCTGAGACTACATGGAACTTTAAGATGTAG
- the LOC114393492 gene encoding uncharacterized membrane protein At1g75140-like, translating to MASWQKGKFFIFSLLFLFSSLHVSSAPLDPESCSIVQSKLDHDSCQEHVPEQPQIANNLNQQVLLDRLEELVRNLSDLVSRLESKLPDPPKEKGRFTHRKGGGDDDDEDDARSSSKGVEDGEFEGKIRDGERARGTSVTKYTPFWSERFQFASAVKLDSEVTCINVLPFRDHEGLSKYVAVSDERGRVYVFTRNGDVLVEFDTSLESSITAMVSYTSVYKNESFVVTGHRNGEILIHRVWEGGSSGEDYSSVFMENVGKFLSPENHEDGLPVSLLEVHYVGRMKYILSADTSGKIKVFKENGSLHGSASPSSRPLVFLKQRLMFLTETGAGSLDLRGMKIRESECEGLNHSIARTYVFDAMERSKAYGFTSDGDLIYVLLLGDVMNFKCRVRYKKKFDVDEPLVALQAIKGYLLIANPEKVFVYNVSSPHYVRVGVPRPVFSSSIDELRSSFLNNNPTPSLDGETRVTPLIASDREKLVIVGLGGGYVGMYHSNLPIFKGEFNTMLWTSPVLFFILFLFGAWHFFAKKKEALTSWGPDDPFSSTSATTSAPLASASGDRSFADSSSRSSEVMDLRGGNLRAPPRRYGSPSRYPGGGAATSYRLGVGGASADHNARPASVDPDFRAASELKFRASTMDPPGFPKRRDGMFVGNQVVNDRS from the coding sequence ATGGCGTCGTGGCAAAAAGGCAAGTTTTTTATCTTCTCTTTGctcttccttttctcttctcttcatgTTTCCAGTGCCCCCTTAGACCCCGAATCATGTTCTATAGTACAATCCAAGCTGGACCACGATTCATGCCAGGAACATGTTCCTGAACAACCCCAAATAGCTAATAATTTGAATCAGCAAGTTTTGTTGGATAGGCTTGAGGAGTTAGTGAGAAATCTTAGTGATTTAGTTTCAAGATTAGAATCAAAGCTACCTGACCCTCCAAAAGAAAAGGGTAGGTTTACTCACAGAAAGGGTGGTGGTGATGACGATGATGAGGATGATGCAAGATCAAGTAGTAAAGGAGTTGAAGATGGTGAATTTGAGGGGAAAATCCGAGATGGGGAGAGAGCTAGGGGAACGTCTGTGACAAAGTACACACCTTTTTGGTCAGAGAGGTTCCAGTTTGCATCTGCTGTGAAGTTGGATTCCGAGGTCACTTGTATAAATGTTTTGCCTTTTAGGGATCATGAGGGGCTGAGTAAGTATGTGGCAGTTAGTGATGAGAGGGGAAGAGTGTATGTGTTCACGAGGAATGGGGATGTGTTGGTTGAGTTTGATACCTCATTGGAGTCTTCAATTACAGCAATGGTTTCGTATACTTCGGTTTATAAGAATGAGAGTTTTGTGGTAACTGGTCATCGAAATGGGGAAATCTTGATACATAGAGTTTGGGAGGGAGGGTCTAGTGGAGAGGATTATAGTTCTGTTTTCATGGAGAATGTTGGTAAGTTTCTGTCTCCTGAAAACCATGAAGATGGGTTGCCGGTGagtctcttggaagttcattatgTAGGGAGGATGAAGTACATTCTGTCAGCTGATACAAGTGGGAAGATCAAGGTTTTTAAGGAGAATGGTTCGTTACACGGTTCTGCCTCGCCCTCTAGTAGGCCGCTAGTTTTTTTGAAGCAACGGCTTATGTTCTTGACGGAAACTGGGGCAGGTTCATTGGATTTAAGGGGCATGAAAATCAGGGAATCTGAATGTGAAGGGTTGAACCACTCTATTGCTCGAACTTATGTTTTCGACGCCATGGAGCGTTCCAAGGCATATGGTTTTACCTCGGATGGGGATCTGATTTATGTCTTGTTGCTTGGAGATGTGATGAACTTCAAATGCAGGGTTAGATACAAGAAAAAGTTTGATGTAGACGAGCCTCTTGTTGCTCTGCAGGCAATTAAGGGGTATTTGCTGATTGCTAACCCGGAGAAGGTTTTTGTGTACAATGTTTCATCTCCGCATTACGTGAGAGTTGGTGTGCCTCGACCTGTTTTCTCCTCAAGTATTGATGAGCTTAGATCATCATTCTTGAATAATAATCCAACCCCAAGTTTGGATGGAGAAACAAGAGTGACACCCTTGATAGCTAGTGACCGTGAAAAGCTTGTTATTGTTGGTCTTGGAGGTGGGTATGTGGGAATGTATCATTCTAATCTACCTATCTTCAAAGGGGAATTCAATACCATGCTATGGACTAGTCCTGTGTTGTTCTTCATACTTTTCCTATTTGGGGCTTGGCACTTTTTCGCCAAGAAGAAGGAAGCACTTACATCATGGGGACCAGATGATCCATTTAGTTCCACGTCAGCTACCACCAGTGCGCCGTTGGCATCTGCCTCTGGGGACAGATCTTTTGCAGACTCTTCTTCGAGAAGTTCCGAGGTTATGGATCTTAGAGGTGGAAATCTCAGAGCTCCACCGAGAAGGTATGGCTCTCCTTCAAGGTATCCCGGTGGCGGGGCTGCAACTTCCTATAGGCTTGGTGTTGGTGGTGCTTCTGCTGATCACAATGCTAGGCCAGCTTCAGTTGATCCAGATTTTCGTGCAGCCTCCGAGCTCAAATTTAGGGCCTCCACCATGGACCCTCCAGGTTTTCCTAAAAGAAGAGATGGTATGTTTGTAGGGAATCAAGTTGTAAATGACCGCAGTTGA